The following proteins come from a genomic window of Achromobacter deleyi:
- a CDS encoding PadR family transcriptional regulator, with protein MEHHDLLSGLIRLHVLHHAAEQEIYGQWMIDELAHHGYRLSPGTLYPMLHKMERDGYLVSRQEREGRTVRKLYTITPKGKEGLALAKERIREFTGEAMHK; from the coding sequence ACCACGACTTGCTGTCGGGACTGATCCGCCTGCATGTGCTGCACCACGCGGCCGAGCAGGAGATCTACGGGCAATGGATGATCGACGAGCTGGCCCACCACGGCTACCGCCTCTCTCCCGGAACGCTGTACCCGATGTTGCACAAGATGGAGCGCGACGGCTACCTCGTCTCCCGCCAGGAGCGTGAAGGGCGCACCGTGCGCAAGCTCTACACGATCACGCCCAAGGGCAAGGAAGGCTTGGCACTGGCCAAGGAACGCATCCGGGAGTTCACCGGGGAGGCGATGCACAAATGA
- the chrA gene encoding chromate efflux transporter, which yields MTDSTNTLQHESAAARGSPVEVFGAFLKLGLTSFGGPIAHLGYFRSEFVERRRWLDDRSYSDLVALCQLLPGPASSQVGMALGLGRAGWLGLLAAWAGFTLPSAIALILFAFGIAEYQGLAQSGWVHGLKVVAVAIVAQAVWGMARSLCPDRSRAALAILAALLTIILPSAMGQIAAITVAGLLGWWGLKIAQPGGGHAHSYPVSRKLGVVALLLFAAPLVGLPLWAAATDSFTIALLEGVYRSGALVFGGGHVVLPLLQAAVVPSGVVSNADFLAGYGAAQAVPGPLFTFSAYLGAVAHGPLHGWIGGLALLGTIFLPAFFVLVGALPFWEGLRHRAGIQTAMAGINAGVVGILVSALYDPVWTSAIHGKADFGLALLSFGLLTVGRVPPALVVLLAGLAGWVMAMGI from the coding sequence ATGACAGATTCAACCAACACCTTGCAGCATGAGTCCGCAGCCGCGCGCGGCTCACCCGTCGAAGTCTTCGGCGCCTTTCTCAAGCTGGGGCTGACCTCCTTCGGCGGGCCGATCGCGCACCTGGGCTATTTCCGCTCGGAGTTTGTCGAGCGCCGCCGCTGGCTGGATGACCGCAGCTACTCCGACCTGGTCGCCCTGTGCCAGCTCCTGCCCGGCCCGGCCAGCAGCCAGGTGGGCATGGCGCTGGGGCTGGGCCGCGCGGGCTGGCTGGGGCTGCTGGCGGCCTGGGCCGGATTCACCTTGCCATCGGCGATTGCGCTGATCCTGTTCGCCTTTGGCATCGCCGAGTACCAGGGGCTGGCCCAGTCCGGCTGGGTCCATGGGCTCAAGGTGGTGGCCGTGGCCATCGTGGCCCAGGCAGTCTGGGGCATGGCCCGGTCGTTGTGCCCGGACCGGTCGCGCGCCGCCCTGGCCATTCTGGCGGCGCTGCTGACCATCATTCTTCCCTCGGCGATGGGGCAGATCGCCGCCATCACGGTGGCGGGATTGCTGGGCTGGTGGGGCTTGAAGATCGCACAGCCTGGCGGCGGCCATGCCCATAGCTACCCGGTTTCGCGCAAGCTGGGCGTCGTGGCACTGCTGCTGTTTGCCGCCCCACTCGTTGGGCTGCCCCTGTGGGCCGCAGCCACGGACTCGTTCACGATAGCGCTGCTGGAAGGGGTGTATCGCTCCGGTGCATTGGTCTTCGGTGGTGGGCACGTCGTGCTGCCGCTGCTGCAGGCCGCCGTGGTGCCGAGCGGCGTCGTGAGCAACGCCGACTTCCTGGCCGGCTACGGCGCGGCGCAGGCCGTGCCGGGGCCGCTGTTCACGTTCTCGGCCTACCTCGGCGCGGTTGCTCACGGCCCGCTGCATGGCTGGATCGGCGGGCTGGCACTCCTGGGCACCATCTTCCTCCCGGCCTTCTTCGTGCTGGTCGGCGCACTGCCATTTTGGGAAGGATTGCGCCACCGCGCGGGCATCCAGACGGCCATGGCCGGCATCAACGCCGGCGTGGTCGGCATTCTGGTGTCCGCCCTCTATGACCCGGTATGGACGAGTGCCATCCACGGCAAGGCGGATTTTGGGCTGGCGCTGCTCTCGTTCGGGCTGCTGACGGTGGGACGCGTGCCGCCAGCGCTCGTGGTGCTGCTGGCCGGGCTGGCGGGCTGGGTCATGGCGATGGGTATCTGA
- a CDS encoding IS110 family transposase has product MANQIAVGIDISKKTMDVAMGHEQPTAIFSNDGAGHQALIEELKNHQVSLIVMEATGQYQLACACALQAAGFAVVVINPRQARDFAKAMGRLVKTDSVDARMLAELAQVLNLRPDRDRFIKPMPDQAQQYLHALVLRRRQLVRLLVSERQRKHMAHAEVVQDIVELMDVLSRQLEALDRRIAEHLAYHQPDLAALLKSVKGVGPATAATLMSELPELGRLKARQISALVGVAPMNRDSGQARGKRFICGGRAAVRSALYMAAIVAMRHNAVIRRCYERLLAAGKPKKVAIVACMRKLLIILNAMVKSGRPWNDQLAQA; this is encoded by the coding sequence ATGGCCAATCAAATTGCAGTCGGTATCGACATCTCCAAGAAGACCATGGATGTAGCCATGGGGCACGAGCAGCCTACGGCCATATTCAGCAACGATGGTGCCGGGCATCAAGCGTTGATCGAAGAGCTGAAAAACCATCAGGTCTCGCTGATCGTGATGGAGGCGACCGGACAGTACCAACTGGCCTGCGCCTGCGCACTTCAAGCTGCGGGATTCGCTGTCGTCGTCATCAACCCTCGGCAGGCACGGGACTTCGCCAAGGCCATGGGGCGCCTAGTCAAGACCGACAGCGTGGATGCCCGCATGCTGGCTGAGCTGGCCCAGGTGCTGAATCTGCGGCCGGATCGAGACCGCTTCATCAAGCCGATGCCAGACCAGGCGCAGCAATACCTTCATGCACTGGTGCTTCGACGCCGGCAACTGGTGCGCCTTCTGGTCAGTGAGCGCCAGCGCAAGCACATGGCGCATGCCGAGGTGGTGCAGGACATTGTGGAACTGATGGATGTGCTGTCGAGACAGCTTGAAGCGCTGGATCGGAGGATTGCGGAACACTTGGCGTACCATCAGCCCGATCTGGCCGCCTTGCTCAAGAGCGTCAAAGGGGTTGGTCCGGCAACGGCTGCGACGCTGATGTCCGAGCTGCCAGAGCTTGGCCGGCTCAAGGCCAGGCAGATCTCTGCGCTGGTAGGCGTCGCTCCGATGAACCGGGACTCGGGCCAGGCCCGCGGCAAACGCTTCATCTGCGGCGGACGTGCCGCGGTCAGGAGCGCTTTGTACATGGCCGCCATCGTCGCCATGCGTCACAACGCCGTGATACGGCGTTGCTATGAGCGTCTGCTGGCGGCAGGCAAGCCGAAGAAGGTGGCCATCGTGGCCTGCATGCGCAAGCTGCTGATTATCCTGAATGCCATGGTCAAAAGCGGGCGGCCATGGAATGACCAGCTTGCACAGGCCTGA
- a CDS encoding ParB/RepB/Spo0J family partition protein — MNAITYTEVRAVNAAAIPLEAADPTKNLILVPLSRLVLRPTGRNVRKTPRMSIPELAASIQRVGLLQNLIVIASADGEHYEVVAGGRRLAALKLLAKKHRISKEWEVPCLLVADCTARTASLTENVQREAMHPADQFEAFAALVAEGRPIEDIAADFSVTPLVVQRRLKLANVSPRLMADYRADAVTLDQLMALSITDDHAAQESAFYDAPTWQRQPSALRDRLTEREIDAYRHPLVRFVGLDTYEAAGGGVRRDLFAEGDAGVYLTDAALLEQLAQDRLAGIAATVRAEGWAWVDATPGVTHADLHAFQRAPRERREPNKREAQRIEKLQEKMRAIGEAVDTAMDADDEDKADALQEEGEAVGEQLQTLEDGLQGYSPNVMAAAGAIVTIDRNGEAVIHRGLMREAEAKALRTLEKLRQGFNGEGAENDDEGEDEEQPKAAAMSDRLAQRLSAHRTAALQIEVARHPQVALAAVVHGMVQTVMQGSHYGPRHDALPLGVSLKVQDRLEGMAPDWPESPAAVALRELQQVAGEALPQDSAELFAALLAKPQDELVRLLALCVASTVDVVTPRATPQQPGAELAQAVGLNMAAWWQPTNDGYFRHVPKAAILQAVGEYAPEQVSRLAKLKKADIASEAERLADGTGWMPVTFKAAGPQDAAQGEGPEQDAPMDAEAVADESAEALAA, encoded by the coding sequence ATGAACGCCATCACCTACACCGAAGTCCGCGCCGTCAACGCCGCCGCTATCCCGCTGGAAGCCGCCGACCCGACCAAGAACCTGATTCTGGTTCCGCTGTCGCGGCTGGTGTTGCGCCCCACGGGCCGCAACGTGCGCAAGACCCCGCGCATGTCCATCCCCGAACTGGCCGCGTCCATTCAGCGTGTCGGCCTGCTGCAAAACCTGATCGTGATCGCATCCGCCGATGGCGAGCATTACGAAGTCGTGGCCGGTGGCCGTCGCCTCGCAGCCCTCAAGCTTCTGGCGAAGAAGCACCGCATCAGCAAAGAATGGGAGGTGCCTTGCCTGCTAGTGGCCGATTGCACGGCCCGCACCGCCAGCCTTACGGAGAACGTGCAGCGCGAAGCCATGCACCCCGCCGACCAGTTCGAAGCATTCGCCGCGCTGGTGGCCGAAGGCCGCCCCATCGAGGACATTGCGGCGGATTTCTCCGTCACGCCGCTGGTGGTGCAACGCCGCCTGAAACTCGCCAATGTGTCGCCGCGCCTGATGGCCGACTACCGCGCCGATGCCGTCACGCTCGATCAGTTGATGGCCTTGTCCATCACTGACGACCACGCCGCGCAGGAAAGCGCCTTCTACGATGCGCCGACATGGCAGCGCCAGCCGTCCGCACTGCGCGACCGTCTCACCGAGCGAGAAATCGACGCCTACCGGCATCCGCTGGTGCGCTTCGTCGGGCTGGACACCTACGAGGCCGCAGGCGGTGGCGTGCGCCGTGACCTGTTCGCGGAAGGCGATGCGGGCGTGTACCTGACCGATGCCGCGCTGCTGGAGCAGCTGGCGCAAGACCGGCTGGCGGGCATCGCCGCCACCGTCCGCGCCGAGGGCTGGGCCTGGGTGGATGCCACGCCGGGCGTGACCCATGCCGACCTGCACGCTTTCCAGCGTGCGCCGAGGGAGCGCCGCGAGCCGAACAAGCGCGAGGCACAGCGCATCGAAAAGCTGCAGGAAAAGATGCGGGCCATCGGTGAAGCCGTGGATACGGCGATGGATGCCGACGACGAGGACAAGGCCGACGCTTTGCAGGAGGAAGGCGAAGCCGTGGGCGAGCAGTTGCAGACGCTGGAAGATGGCTTGCAGGGCTACAGCCCGAACGTGATGGCCGCAGCCGGTGCCATCGTCACCATCGACCGCAACGGCGAAGCCGTGATTCATCGCGGCCTGATGCGCGAGGCCGAGGCCAAGGCGCTGCGCACGCTGGAAAAGCTGCGGCAGGGTTTCAACGGCGAGGGTGCCGAGAACGACGACGAAGGCGAGGACGAGGAGCAACCCAAGGCCGCCGCCATGTCCGACCGGCTGGCGCAGCGGTTGAGCGCCCACCGTACCGCCGCGCTGCAAATCGAGGTGGCCCGGCATCCACAAGTCGCGCTGGCTGCTGTGGTGCATGGCATGGTACAGACCGTCATGCAGGGGAGCCACTACGGCCCCCGCCATGATGCGTTGCCGCTGGGCGTAAGCCTGAAAGTGCAAGACCGACTGGAAGGCATGGCCCCGGACTGGCCGGAATCGCCCGCCGCCGTGGCGCTGCGCGAACTGCAACAGGTGGCGGGCGAAGCCTTGCCGCAGGACAGCGCCGAACTGTTCGCCGCGCTGCTGGCGAAGCCGCAAGATGAACTGGTGCGCCTGCTGGCCTTGTGCGTGGCGTCCACGGTGGACGTGGTGACGCCCCGCGCCACGCCGCAGCAACCGGGCGCAGAACTCGCGCAGGCCGTGGGGTTGAACATGGCCGCATGGTGGCAGCCCACCAATGACGGTTATTTCCGGCATGTGCCGAAGGCCGCGATTCTGCAAGCCGTGGGCGAGTACGCGCCCGAGCAGGTTTCCCGGCTGGCGAAGTTGAAGAAGGCCGACATTGCCAGCGAAGCCGAACGGCTGGCGGATGGCACGGGGTGGATGCCCGTCACCTTCAAGGCCGCAGGCCCGCAGGATGCCGCGCAGGGAGAAGGCCCGGAGCAGGACGCGCCGATGGATGCCGAGGCTGTGGCGGATGAATCCGCCGAGGCGCTGGCCGCTTGA